Proteins encoded by one window of Streptomyces sp. NBC_01477:
- a CDS encoding aldo/keto reductase family oxidoreductase: MNTPSAPLPGGTWTLGDSSVTRFGYGAMQLAGPWVMGPPADHDGALAVLREAVSLGITHIDTSDAYGPRFTNELIREALHPYPEPLLIATKVGANRDAQGGWPTARRPEDLRKQVHENLESLGVDTLDLVNMRMGDAQGPQTGSIAEAFETLVDLQQEGLIRHLGVSNVTGEQVAEARSIAPIVCVQNMYNLAHRHDDDLVDHLAADGIAYVPFFPLGGFTPLQSEALSQVANRLGATPMSVALAWLIQRSPNILLIPGTSSTAHLRENIAGAGLSLSDEDVAELDSIGH, encoded by the coding sequence ATGAACACGCCCTCCGCACCTCTTCCCGGCGGAACCTGGACGCTGGGTGACTCGTCCGTCACCCGGTTCGGCTACGGCGCGATGCAGCTCGCCGGCCCGTGGGTCATGGGGCCGCCCGCCGATCACGACGGCGCTCTGGCCGTGCTGCGCGAGGCGGTCAGCCTCGGGATCACCCACATCGACACCAGCGACGCCTACGGACCGCGCTTCACGAATGAGCTGATTCGTGAAGCGCTGCACCCCTACCCGGAGCCGCTGCTCATCGCCACCAAGGTGGGTGCGAACCGCGACGCACAGGGCGGCTGGCCCACGGCCCGGCGCCCCGAAGACCTGCGCAAGCAGGTCCATGAAAACCTCGAATCCCTCGGCGTCGATACCCTCGACCTGGTCAACATGCGCATGGGCGACGCTCAGGGCCCGCAGACCGGCTCGATCGCCGAAGCATTCGAGACGCTCGTCGACCTCCAGCAAGAGGGACTGATCCGCCACCTCGGCGTCAGCAATGTCACCGGAGAGCAGGTCGCCGAGGCGCGCAGCATCGCCCCGATCGTGTGCGTGCAGAACATGTACAACCTCGCCCACCGCCACGACGACGACCTCGTAGATCATCTCGCCGCCGATGGCATCGCCTACGTGCCGTTCTTTCCCCTGGGAGGCTTCACGCCGCTACAGTCCGAGGCCCTCTCACAGGTCGCGAACCGACTGGGGGCGACGCCCATGTCGGTCGCGCTGGCCTGGCTGATCCAGCGCTCGCCGAACATCCTGCTCATCCCCGGTACTTCGTCCACCGCCCACCTGCGCGAGAACATCGCAGGCGCCGGTCTCTCCCTCTCGGACGAGGATGTGGCCGAACTGGACAGCATCGGCCACTGA
- a CDS encoding GAF and ANTAR domain-containing protein, translating into MRGDLRGDLPDGSTRRGRLLADTLVELTDTLGDEGEPDAPLRRLAGRTVRLAGVAAAGLLLAEEGGDIRVVGASCEPARLLSAAGPGPDCYHSGTAVAVADLDRPPDTLAPDFARRALASGYAAVFAVPVRHGKEVVGAVVLFRTAAGPLPPQSAAVARALADAAAIGVLQRRARRRHERRAAQLQSALDTRIPVEQVKGVLAERWHVSVDDAFALLRAYARAHRLRVSDLAVGILDGTVSLPPPA; encoded by the coding sequence GTGCGCGGTGATCTGCGCGGTGATCTGCCGGACGGGTCAACACGGCGGGGCAGGCTGCTGGCCGACACCCTGGTCGAGCTGACCGACACCCTTGGCGACGAGGGCGAGCCCGACGCGCCGCTGCGGCGGCTGGCCGGGCGGACGGTACGCCTCGCGGGCGTCGCCGCGGCCGGGCTGCTGCTCGCCGAGGAGGGCGGGGACATCCGGGTGGTCGGCGCGTCCTGCGAGCCCGCGCGGCTGCTCAGCGCGGCCGGTCCAGGACCCGACTGCTACCACAGCGGTACGGCTGTCGCCGTGGCCGACCTGGACCGCCCGCCGGACACGCTCGCGCCGGACTTCGCCCGGCGGGCGCTGGCCAGCGGCTACGCGGCCGTCTTCGCGGTGCCGGTGCGGCACGGCAAGGAGGTCGTCGGGGCGGTGGTCCTCTTCCGTACGGCCGCGGGGCCGCTGCCGCCGCAGTCCGCGGCGGTCGCCCGCGCGCTGGCCGACGCCGCGGCCATCGGGGTGCTCCAGCGGCGGGCCCGCCGCCGTCATGAGCGGCGGGCGGCTCAGCTCCAGTCCGCGCTGGACACGAGGATTCCGGTGGAGCAGGTGAAGGGGGTTCTGGCGGAGAGGTGGCATGTGAGCGTGGACGACGCTTTCGCGCTGTTGCGCGCGTATGCGCGGGCGCACCGGCTCCGCGTCTCCGACCTGGCGGTCGGCATCCTCGACGGGACGGTCTCCCTGCCCCCGCCCGCCTGA